The nucleotide window TTGACATTGACCGCCGCAACGCTCTGTCGGGAGAGCAGCATTGCCTCTTTGGTCACAAAGGGAGTAGCGGCAATGACATGGGGAGAGATCGCCCTGGCCTTCTCCACTACTTCAGCGAAACCGGCAAAATCCTCGCCGTGCTTCTGGATCAGCACCTGGGGGATATTACCGAGGATCTGCTGGCGAACCCCGTCATGGAAACCGGTCATGACCGCCAGTACGACGATCAGGGCTGCCACCCCCAGTGTAACCCCGGCGATGGAGATGAAGGAGATTACAGAGATGAAGGTCTGCTTGCGCTTGGCCCGCAAGTAACGCAGGCTGACGAATAATTCGTAGGACATCATTCAGGCTCGAGGCTCGAGGCTCGAGGCTCGAGGGGAAGCAAAAAATTTGATGCCTCGGACCTCGCGCCTCGTGCCTGGGTTATTTCTCCGGTCGAAGCTGCGGAAAGAGTATGACGTCCCGAATCGAGGCCGAGTCGGTCAACAGCATGACCAACCGATCGATGCCGATCCCTTCTCCGGCCGTCGGCGGCAGACCGTGTTCCAATGCACGGATGTAGTCCTCGTCCATGGCATGCGCCTCCTCGTCGCCGGCCTCCTTTTCTGCCAGCTGCTTGAGGAAACGATCCTTCTGGTCGAGCGGATCGTTGAGCTCGGAAAAGGCGTTGGCCAGTTCACGGCCGACAATGAAGAGTTCGAAACGGTCGACGACCTCGGGATTGGCGTCGTTTTTACGCGACAGGGGGGAGACCTCGGTGGGGTACTCGGTAATGAAGGTCGGATGCCACAGCTTGGGCTCGGCCACCGCATCGAAGAGCTCGGTCAGCAGCTTGCCGTGTCCGATGTTCTTGTCGAGTTCCAGACCGAGACCGGCGGCCACCCGCAGAAGCTGCTCGCGATCTTCAAGAATCGAAGGATCGATATTGCCGTACTTGACGATCGCCTCGCGCACCGTCAACCGGTCCCAGGGAGGAGTCAGATTCACCTCTTTGCCGCCGTAGGTAAAAACCAGCTTTCCTACCACTTCACTGGCGACGTGGCAGATCAGTTCCTCCGTCAGATCCATGAGGTCCTTGTAGGTGGCATAGGCCTGGTAGAACTCCATCATGGTGAACTCGGGATTGTGCTGGATGGAGATCCCCTCATTGCGGAAGTTGCGGTTGATCTCGAAAACCCGCTCGAAGCCGCCGACGACCAGACGCTTGAGATAGAGTTCCGGCGCAATGCGCAGAAAGAGGTCCATCTTCAGAGTGTTGTGATGAGTTACAAAAGGCTTGGCCGTGGCCCCGCCGGCGATCGGCTGCATCATCGGCGTCTCGACTTCGAGGTAATCCCGCCCCAGCATGAACTGCCGAATCAGGCCGATGATGCGGCTGCGGGCGCGAAAGGTCTCGCCGACCTCGGGATTGGCGATCAGATCGAGATAGCGCTGACGGTAGCGGGTTTCGACGTCGGTCAAGCCGTGCCACTTCTCAGGCAGGGGCTGCAGCGATTTGGTCAGGATGCGGATGGCGTCGGCGCGCAGGGACAGTTCACCGGTCTTGGTCCGAAAGGGGGTGCCTGAGAGCCCGACAATATCGCCAAGGTCGAGCTTCTTGAATTGCTCGAAAACCTCCTCGCCGACTGCATCCCGAGCTACATAAACCTGGAGCCGTCCTTTGCGATCCTGCACCTGAATGAAGGCCGCTTTGCCGAAATCGCGCCGGGCCATGATCCTGCCACCAAGAACATAACGGGCGGCACAGTTCTCGAGGTTGTCGGCATCATGATCGCCGTGGGCGGAAACGACGTCTGCAGTGGTATGGCTGACGGGAAAATCATTGGCAAATGGGTTGATACCCTGCCGGCGCAGCTCTTCCATCTTGGCCCGACGCTGCACCAGGAGTTCGTTCAGTTCTTCCATAAATCCAATACCTTTCATCCCGGTTTCAAGGCCAGCTACCTTATACCGCAGGGGCAGTCAAGTCAAGGAGAAAGCCGGTGCCCGGAGTGGGGAACTCAGTTGACGGTAAAGCTCCAGGTGAAGCCGGGCAGAGCGTTTCCGGCCAAATCGGTAATGGCGGTGGTCAGGGTGGCGATGCAGGCCCCGACAGGGAGCGGCGCAGCCGGAGTGAAGGTGGCCGTCCGGGTCACGGCATTGTAGGTCACCGCACCGTCCACCAGTATTTGCTGACAGGCGACGTTGAATGTGGTGTTGTTAATGGATGTCTCCCGCATCGACTCGTTGAAGACCGCCTGGACCGGCAAGGCAGAACTGACGTTGACGGCAGCGTTCGCCGGGACGGTGCTGATGATCGACGGCGGGACGTTGTCATAAACGATCAGGTCTCGGGCGGTAGCCGTGACACCATTCAGGGTAACGCTTGCGGTGAACGGGTTTTTCCCCGGCTGCAGTTCTGTGAGGGGGCGGCTCCAGGTCGCAGGATTACCGGTCGGGGTCAAATCACCAACAACTGCCGTAGGCGCAAGAACCGGCACCGCCAGATCGTTGCCTCGAGTTCCAGTGACAGACTGATTGTCAACGTTTGTGGGACTGAGAACCTGATCTATCGTGACTACCGGCGCTACGGCAACCACGTTGAGAGCAAGAGTCTTTACCACCTCGGCGACAGCGGGAGCCGGGGGGGTAACTTTTACAGTGACCAGGTAGTTTCCGTTCGACAGCCCGGTATGATCGGCATGCCAATGATCGCCGTTCACAACAGGATCAAGAACAATCGGTGTTGGTCCGGCAGGGGCGGTATTGACTGTTACGGTGAGACTGCCGGCGGCGGCCGGATCGATCAGGCCGCCGATGGTCGTCCCAGTGTTTACGGGAATGGGAGTGACCCAGCGTTCGATGCTCACCGGGTCATAAAGCAGGCTCAACAGCAGTGCGTTCTGGTTGCCGCTGGAATCCGTTGCCAGGATGGTGACGAAATTGCTGCCAGGCGCCAGAGCTTCTATCGTACAGCTCCAATGACCGTCCGCAACCTGCAGGGCATTGACCACGGCAGTGGTGTCGACCGTTACCTGGACAACGGCTCCGGGTTCGAAAGTGCCGGCCAGCTGACGGCTGCGCACTGTACTATTCGGATTGATGTCAGCAATGGTCAAAGCCGGCACCGACTCGTCAGCGTCGTCGCCACCGCAGCCGGCGATCAGAACCGTCAGCAGGAGCAAGAGCATCAAATATCTGCAACTGGATATGGCACGAGCGGTTTGCATCCCGATATCTCCTTGTTCCATCAGTTGGCAACTGATGA belongs to Desulfuromonadales bacterium and includes:
- a CDS encoding ABC transporter permease, with translation MSYELFVSLRYLRAKRKQTFISVISFISIAGVTLGVAALIVVLAVMTGFHDGVRQQILGNIPQVLIQKHGEDFAGFAEVVEKARAISPHVIAATPFVTKEAMLLSRQSVAAVNV
- the lysS gene encoding lysine--tRNA ligase, whose protein sequence is MEELNELLVQRRAKMEELRRQGINPFANDFPVSHTTADVVSAHGDHDADNLENCAARYVLGGRIMARRDFGKAAFIQVQDRKGRLQVYVARDAVGEEVFEQFKKLDLGDIVGLSGTPFRTKTGELSLRADAIRILTKSLQPLPEKWHGLTDVETRYRQRYLDLIANPEVGETFRARSRIIGLIRQFMLGRDYLEVETPMMQPIAGGATAKPFVTHHNTLKMDLFLRIAPELYLKRLVVGGFERVFEINRNFRNEGISIQHNPEFTMMEFYQAYATYKDLMDLTEELICHVASEVVGKLVFTYGGKEVNLTPPWDRLTVREAIVKYGNIDPSILEDREQLLRVAAGLGLELDKNIGHGKLLTELFDAVAEPKLWHPTFITEYPTEVSPLSRKNDANPEVVDRFELFIVGRELANAFSELNDPLDQKDRFLKQLAEKEAGDEEAHAMDEDYIRALEHGLPPTAGEGIGIDRLVMLLTDSASIRDVILFPQLRPEK
- a CDS encoding Ig-like domain-containing protein; translation: MQTARAISSCRYLMLLLLLTVLIAGCGGDDADESVPALTIADINPNSTVRSRQLAGTFEPGAVVQVTVDTTAVVNALQVADGHWSCTIEALAPGSNFVTILATDSSGNQNALLLSLLYDPVSIERWVTPIPVNTGTTIGGLIDPAAAGSLTVTVNTAPAGPTPIVLDPVVNGDHWHADHTGLSNGNYLVTVKVTPPAPAVAEVVKTLALNVVAVAPVVTIDQVLSPTNVDNQSVTGTRGNDLAVPVLAPTAVVGDLTPTGNPATWSRPLTELQPGKNPFTASVTLNGVTATARDLIVYDNVPPSIISTVPANAAVNVSSALPVQAVFNESMRETSINNTTFNVACQQILVDGAVTYNAVTRTATFTPAAPLPVGACIATLTTAITDLAGNALPGFTWSFTVN